ggtcccttccaactcaaaccagtcTCTGACCCTGCTTGGCACTCTTGGTCTTGTGCTTAGCTTCAGAGCTGGTGTGAATTCTTGTTGCTGTTGACACCATCCCTCTCACTCCTTTgcacctgccctgcagagcttctgccagagcagaggccTGGTGCTGAGTGAGGTGAATGAAGCTCTCTGCTGGTGGAGAGGTCAAACAGAGGCACTGGCACTCAGTGTGGGGTCTCTGTTTGGAACTGTGCAGTGAGAGGGCTGCCTTCACTTCTGGGCTTACACCAACCTGCCCAGGAGTGTTGCTAAAACTCTCTCCTCTCAGCTGCCTGTGGGTGAACAGGAGAACTGCAGGTCAGCTTTTCTGCAGCActcttctctgccttcctctgagagtgaagatgatgatggctttgcagagctgcttgatGACCAAGACTTGAAGGTAGGAGGGAAGCAGGATGCACATCTTACActtacagtgagagtggggagacgctgcagcaggttgcccaggcaggctgtgggtgtctcctccctggagctgttcagggccaggctggatgaggccttgagcagcctgggctggtggaggtgtccctgcccatggcagaggggttggaactggatgagctttaaggtcccttccaacccaaaccattctgtgacatttccagctcagctctgtctgCCAGCAGTGTCTGTGGTACATGTGGGTTCTAGCAGAGCTCAGCATGGGAGCTCTAAACCAGCAGGGAGTCCTAGCTCTTCAGGTTTCAGTGTCTGTGCTGGttcctggggcaggcagtggggattTACTGGggatgagcagcagctgtggtcaGAGCTCTTGCTGTTGGCAGATGAGGATTGCAGCAGGAGGATGTGGACATCAAAGTGCTGATGGTATTTGTCTGTAGCAACttgctgaaagagctggagctgacagcttgctttccagccacttcaATAGAGGACTGCTGCTAGCTGGGTTGGAAGTGCTTAGGGGTTTGGAGGAAGCTCCTTGttagcccagcagccagctgctggggcctgcccccctcccctcctgcagcccagcagccagctgctggggcctgcccccctcccctcctgcagcccagcagcctgcccccaccctgcagcccatCTCTGTTCAGTTCCATTATTTCACTGATTGATTGAGTTAAattcccagagctgccctgccagccagcagcaggctttgCTGCCCTCACAGTCTGACCTGTGGTGAGCTGGAGAATGAacttgctgcctccctgccttccctccccagcacgaCGAGGAGCTGCCCTCCGACGTCTCGAGCCTGTGGACGGCGCCGCTGGTgatgaggagagcagagagcagggtgagtgagctgggagggcacagggggcacagcacacacaccttgctgctctgcctgcagttcCTACTGCTGGGGCAAGTCCCCCCTGCTGACATCAACCCAGCATCTGGCATGAGCCCCTTCCACTGGCCCCTCCAGTGTCCTGTTATCTCCAAAGCCTGTTCCTGGAAGGCCTTGGCAGTGGGGAACAATGcccattgtgtgtgtgtgcaggtagTGACTTGATAAATGTGGGGAGATATTGGCTTCCCTTATCAGATACTTGTTGATATGCCTCCAAGACATCCTGCACAGCCTGACCTGAAGTGCCTGTAGCTCCACCTTCTGATAATAGATCATGAAGAGAGTTTAGATTCCTGCAAAACTCCTTAATCTGCTGCTACATTGTCAGCTAATGAGGATAAATCCCCAAACCCCATCagggtagggcttggaagggacctctggtccAACCTGGCCCTTGctgaagcaggggcacccacagcagcttgcccaggggcacagtgcccagggggggttggaagctctccacaccaggagactccacaacctctctgggcagcctgggacaggcctccagcagcctcacaacaaacaacttccttctcctgttcaggtggaaccccctgggttccagtgtgtgccctctgcccctgggcagatCCTGCAGAAGGTTCCCTCTGTGGCAGGCTGGGAGCCTGAGCCTGGCTTGGTTCCTCTGACAGCTCTTCCTTGCAGGCCAAGCGCTGCAGGCTCTTCGGCTCTGCCgccctgcctggtgctgcaggaagaAGCACCCAGAAGAGGATGGAGAGGTCCCAGGAAGAGAACTCTCCAGGGAAGAGCAAGAAGAGAAGGAGCCTGCCTGGAGCATCTTCTGAGGACTCCACGGTTGGTGGCCTGGCATCCAGCTTTGTAGCCAGGAAGTGGTCAGGAGGGATCTAACCTGGGTGTGTGCTGTGAAGGGTCACAGGAGAGCTTTGAGGGGGATTTCCAGCACCACTCTGCTGTCCCTGCATAGTGCAGGAGACttggggagctggtggtggtgtggtgctgagcctgagTTCTGCCTTCatcccaaggcagagctggagtTCAGGGCTTCAGAGTAACCCCTGAGGTTTTGCTGTGGGGAAAGGCCCTTTGCTGTCTGCTCTCATGTTGACCTTGAAGCTGTCTTCTTCCAGAGCTTGAAAATGGTGAAGACAAAGTCCTCCACAGCAGAGATTGAAAGCATTTTGGACAGTGACCAGAGAGACCTCATTGGGGACTTCTCCAAGGTAATTTGATGGCCAAGGGTTAATGTGGATGTTTCACTGGCCTCAAACCAGCTGAAGTAAAGCATTTCCCTTCTTCAGCAGTCCAAACCACAGGCTGGtgtgtgttggaaaggaccttcatgGAGCTCCAAcctactgccatgggcagggacacctcctgctagcccaggctgctcaaagcctcatccaaccaggccttgaacacttccagagttggagcttccacagcttctctgggcagttccagtgcctcaccaccctcatgggggagaatttcttcctcatgtctcatctaaatccagcttcttccagtttgaagccatcacccctcaccctgtctctctgcctttgtacaaagtccctccccagctctcctggagccccttcaaatactggaaggctgctctaaggtctccctggagccttctcttctccaggctgaaccaccccacccctctcagcctggcctcacagcagagggcttctaGCCCTGCCATCACCTTCatgggctgctgagcctccccagACACTGGTAGCAGATGCCTGGGGAAGGCTGTTGCTGAGCTGGGTGCTTTGTGCTGGGTGCTTTGTGCTGGGCACAAACCCAACTCAAACTCTTCAAAATcccttcagcacagcagccagaacCAAGATTCTGTCCCTGGATGTTTAGAACTTGGTTTTAACCCTTGAGCTTGGCTGAAGAGCTTCTTGTCCACAAAGCCTGTTCCAGgatggagcccaggctgtgtcccCCATGGCTCACCCTTTGCTGTCTCTCTGCTGCAGGGTTATTTGTTCCACACCGTCGATGGGAAACACCAGGATTTAAAGTACATTGACTCAGAAATGGTatgtcctggggggcagcagggaggctgctctgctggctgagggGAAGGCACACAGGCATCTCAacccagctgagctgtgggtTTGTTTCAGATTGTGTCTGTGCTGACTGGGAAGTTTGCCAGCTCCATCAAGACGTGCGTGATCATCGACTGCCGGTACCCCTACGAGTACGAGGGAGGGCACATCAAGGTAGGGGTGTGGAGGTGTCTGAGGGTGCAAACAGGTCACCCAGCCCTGTGTGGGGCTGCTCTTGCCTCCAGTATCTGAGGCTGTGTGGGTGGTAGAGCCAAGGTGCCCCGCTGGGGTCtgatcctgtgcagcctgagcctCAGGCCGCTGGGCTCACACTCGCTCTGCTGAGTGACTTCTCCCTCAAAAGGAAGGAGCCTTCCACTGGCCttcagcagaggaggtggcctGTGTGGCAAGCAGGGAGATGGTTCCAGGATGCTTGGTGTCAGTATCCTGGCATCCAGGGAAGCCAGAATCAGGAGATCAAATGATTTaaatgggatcatagaatctctGATTCgtttaagctggaaaagaccttttgagATCCAGACCAACcatgaccccagcactgccagggcaccactaaaccatggccctcagcaccacatctccacagctctgaaacccctccagggatgaggaggactccaccactgccctgggcagcctggggcaggcttggGTTTGAAGCTGTTcccagtggctggagagagctgccagagctccTCCAGGACACAGAAGATGAGCAAACAGCTTGCAAGGACCTGGGATGGGTTTATTGGTTCTCCTTCACTTGCTgcatctgctcagtggtgcctctGCCTTCACAGGGTGCTGTGAACCTGCACATGGAGGAAGATGTGGAAGACTACTTGCTGAAGAAGCCAATCCAGCCCTCGGGCAACAAGCGAGTGATCCTGGTGTTCCACTGCGAGTTCTCCTCCGAGCGCGGCCCTCGCATGTGAGTTGTGCCTCACCCCTCtggggagcacagctgctgtgccagggctcctgctgagcagctgctgcttggcagcctggcagaggtgtgGCACAGCCATGATGTGAATGGTGgtggtgagctgggctggcatccTGGGGTTGGAGAAGGGTTTGGGTCGAGTCCAGCTGTAAGccaccactgccaggtcactgctaacccatggccctccctcagcaccacatctccatggctttgaaacccctccagggatggctcccctccagctgctggcaccccctgccctcaccaggcactttccagccactctgcctccagcttggggtggttgtgaccccagagcaggacccttggccttgttgaacctcaccccATTGGTGTCACTCattgctccagcctggcctccagcagaCCACCACTGAGACCCAAACTGGACACCTGCAAACTGACTGAGGAAACCTCAATGCCCTCATGCAGGTCATGGATAAAGAGATTGAAGAGAGctggccccagtgctgagccctggggaacaccactggtgaccaCTCACTAACTGGAGTCCTCTCCATTCCCTACCactctgtgctcagccagcagctggttAAGCCAGCAAGATGTTCACCATGtgggagagagcagcaagagctttactgaagtccaggcagacacagccccagcccctccctcacCCACTTGTGCTTGGAGATGGGAAagcaccagcagccagccacagcctgtggGCCTGCTCCTGGCTTCTGTAGCCTGAGGCGTGGGAAGgctgggtgggagctgctggcctgTGGTGCCTGTGCAGCGCAGGGCCTGAGGTGGctttgtccctgctgcaggtgccGGTTCGTGAGGGAGAGGGACCGGCTGGGCAATGAGTACCCCAGGCTGCACTACCCCGAGCTCTACGTCCTGAAGGGTGGCTACAGAGACTTCTTCCTGCGCTGCCGTGTGAGTAACCTGCTCTTCACCCCTCCACACCGCCAGGAGAGGCCACCACAGCCAACCACTGCTGCatttcctgctccttccccctcctctctgcagctgagctgcttttgctggtggctttccctgctctctttggtgctgctctctgccctgggagcagtTCATAgggccacagaatggtttaggctggaagagatcttaaagctcatccagccccaaTCCccttgccaggggcagggacacctcccagcccaggctgcttaaggccccatccaacgtggcactgcacacctccaggcagagggCATCCACattcccctggcagcctgttgcagtgtctccccaccctcatgtaaagaacttcctcctaatcccCAGTCTGAAGCTGCCATCCACTGCTGCACCTTCCAGTCTCTGATGcccaaaaaagaaaccaaatgctcagcagctcttcctggTGCTCAGAGGTTGGAGtttcactgagctgctgctgcttcagcatgGCAGTGGCTGAactcttctcctccagctgcttctccctgctgctctgatgTCTGCAGAGGCCTCACTGGCACTTTGGTCCCATTCAGCCTCCCCCACTTCAGAGTGTCTCTGGGGCTCTGTCTCTTGGTGCCTGTTCTCAGAGGGATGTGAGACATCTGGgcctctctggagctggctgggtgTGATTTCCTGGAGGGCTATTTGGTCTCCCAGCACTTGGGgtgctgctgttggcagcaaTGATTGCTGCCTGTGGGTTTGGCTCTCCCTGGCACCCGGCAGCAGTGGGTGCCCAGGTTTTGTTCTGGGGCCCTCTCCCGAGGTAGGAGGACCGAGGGCCTGAAGATGGCAGCATGGAACAGCCAACAGCAGCCTTCGATGCactgctgaggggagcaggagctagccagctcccagccaccaAGCATTCCTCCAATCTGTGCTAGCTCCAAGTGAATGCTGACAGACTTGGGTTGTGTCTTGGTGCCTGCCAGGAGATCTGGGgtgagagctgggggctgggtccTTCAAGTCGCTGAGTTGGCTTCTGCAGTGGCTGTAACCTgagcagcacttggctttgctaTGAAGGCTTTACCCTGGGTGAGGGGGGCTGCTTCTGCTTATTCTGGTGGGCTCAGAGGAAGCCATGAagctgctcagagggctggagcacctcctgtgAAGGCaggcccagggagctggggcctcTTCTGGAGGCGTTCCAGGCACCTGTGGCCacggcagctgggggcagggtttgatggccacggtggtgctgggttgatgcttgggCTGAgttttgaggtgtcttccacccccagcaatgctctgctgctctctccccagAGCTTCTGCGAGCCCCAGAGCTATCGGCCCATGCACCACGAGGACTTCAAGGAGGACTTGAAGCGGTTCCGCACCAAGAGCCGCACCTGGGCCGGCGAGAAGAGCAAAAGGGAACTCTACAGTCGCCTGAAGAAGCTCTGAGAGCGGAGCCCCACCAGCACAGACTGCCCACCGTGCAGggggggaggctgtggtggGAGGGGGACGTGGCCTGGTGGTTCTTGGGtgccctctctgctcctctgggtCTCGCAGGGAgcggcctggctgctgcctggcagctgaCTCTTGCTGACGCTGTTgtcaggctgctgcctgggatcAGCTTCTCACGGACTGGGCTCCAccccacagcctgctggggtCGGGGAGGAGGCTGTCACCTGCCTGGGGGGCTCCATGGGTGCACAGTGGTGTGAGCAGTCTGCATTTTAGTGCCTGTTctctccctttttattttctacccccctttattttatttaaatacaGTCAAATGAAGCCAATGCTGCTGTGCATCCCCTGGCCTGTGCttcagcctgctccctgctgcagggcagctgcttggcctgggggtgctgaattCTTTTACTCAGCTGCAGGTcctgtggggttgttttttgtagCCTAATGGTTGTGGTGAAGTAAAAATGGGACAGGGatcggtccagagaggttcccaccctgctgagctgctctccagggggGGAGGCCTCTGGAGGAAATGTTCTACCCAGAGAtcaaagctgcctgctgctttcctggtcATTCGAGTTCAGGCTTTGGTGTTTctgagctgggagcactgggcacTGAGGGCCCTTCAGCGTGGGGCTGGtctggctgagcccagaggcagcaggtgccacagctctgtccccagcagcactttgctgcCAGCGTGCTTCTGACGCTGCTCCTCCTCTCGCTGGGGCTTCGGCCACTaatccagcagcacctcctgccaggACAGGCAGGGATCGAGGGGAGGctgggccggggccggggccggggcgagCTCCGCTGCTCCGCTGCCGTCTGCGTACCGGCGCTAGCCGATGCTAACtggcgccccctggcggccgCTCGGCGGTTTTGCTCTCTTCAGCCCCCTCCCGTttctggggagcccaggcaTGCTCctcaggtctcccctcaccctccttcaGGCTAGAccattccagttccctcagatgctcctcaccagaACTGTTCTCtagtctcattgcccttctctgttcacactccaccacctcaatgTTCTTGGAGTCAGGCCCAAAACTGGCCACAGTCTGTGGGATGCAGCCTCACCGCTGCCCTGTCCTGGGGcatgatccctgccctgctcctgctggccaccactgCTGTCAAACATCACTtgggtccttttctgctgggcagctttccagccactctgcccccagcctggagccttcatggggtggttgtgacccaagggcaggaccttggtcttgttaaacctcaaGCAGCTGAGCTTGGCTCacggatccagcctggccagatccttctgcagagccttcctgtccTCAAGCAGTTCAACTctcccacccagcctggggTCTGCACACTCActgagggagcctcagtgccctcatccagatcattgataaagacattaaagagacctggggaacaccactggtggctggctgcctgctgcactcATCTCCATTCCCCTCCACTCTTCATGCTCGGCCACCCAGCCCCTTCCTAacccctccagctgcccacaCAGCCAGGGGGATGCAGTGGCAGACAGTATGAAAGGCTTTATTGAAGCCCAGTTACCAACACCTGCAGCCTTTCCCCTGTGACCCTCAtgcagaaggagctcaggtttctcaagcaggacctgcccttcctggagccaggctggctggggctgagcccctggCTGTAGTACCCTGGGTCCTGCCTCTGGCCCTTGTAGCTGGGTGCCACCTTTGCCAggcagaagggcaatgaagctggtgaagggtctggaggtgaggtcttGTCAGGAGCTCTGAgtccagctgcccagcagcactgggggaacAGGcaagagccctgcagccctccgcTTCCGGCTGGGACAGCTGGGGAGCCTGAGGAGTTCTGGCAGCCTGGCCCATGCTGGGGTCCCAGCACCCCTCCAGCTCTTGTGACAGGTTTTGAGTAGAGATTGAAACGATTTTCCTTACCGTAGGAGTTCCGTTTCCTGTGCCTCCTAGCCTCGAAGCTTAGGGTTGCCTGGTTACTCTGACTCAGAGGCACTGGGAGGTGTCTCTTGGTGAAGGAGCAGATACAGTTTGGCAATTAGAGACGCTTGATTTGTCATCTGAACGCAGAAACCCTCCGGAAGAGCAACCAGCCGtcgcagcagcagtggtgcagcagCGCTCAGCGCCTGCATGCTGCCGGTTTGCTtgctggagggaggggaaggtcaGCAACAGTGGCTGCAATAATTAGCagagtttgggtttgtttttctcgGTGCTCAATTAATGGCCTCCTGTTCATAGGCTGCATGAATTGCAACTGTGATCAGAAAAGGCATTTTGGTCGAAGGCTTTCCCCACAGACTAACGCTGTAAAAAGCCTCCCTCCAGCTGgcaacctctgcctgacagGCTGCAGGTAAAGGGACAGGGTGCTTGCAGGTGAGGgccacagagcaggcagcacagcaaggcaggaagggTTGTGCCTGCCCAGATGTGCCCCTGTGTACAGACAGCATCAGAGCATTAtggaggctgggaaagacctctgagatcatcgagtccaagctctGACCTAGCACCACCGCATCAGCTAAACcctgcaccaagtgccacatccaagcttttcttcaagccctccagtgatggtgactccagcaccaccctgggctgcatccctgtCTCTAATTCCCCTTTCTGAGGCAGTGCTTCctcatacccaacctaaacctcccctggcacagcttcaggccatgccctcttgtcctgtcactggttgcctgggagcagaggctgaccCCCCCCGACTACAACttgttgtagagagtgataaggtcccctctaagtctccaggctgaacacccccagcttcctcagcttttcctcacacAACTTTCCCTCCAGACCccttggtggtgttgggttgaacctgtgccctccccaccacgcCGAACACAGGAGAAGGGCAGATGGGGTTGCACTGAGGGCTGGCTGCCGCAGctcccaaagcagcagcctggctgtgaccAGGACAAGGGTGTAAAACCTGGGCACCATGACAGAGATTCAAGAGGCAAGCCaacagcagtgccacagctctgctgagtgaCTGGGCCAGCTCCCCAAAGCCCTCCAgagctccaacccctgccagagcaggggcacccagggcagggcacccaggggcacccaggggcacccagggcagggcacccagggcagggcacccagggcagggcacccaggggcacccaggggcatcgccaggtggggttggaagttctccagagaaggcaacTCCACAAACTcgttgggcagcctgctccagggctccagcaccctcacagccaaGGAGTTTCTCTTCATGGTGAGCTGaagcttcctgggttccagcttgtacctcttGCTCCTTATCCTGTCGCTGGACACCAcc
The Dryobates pubescens isolate bDryPub1 chromosome 21, bDryPub1.pri, whole genome shotgun sequence DNA segment above includes these coding regions:
- the CDC25A gene encoding M-phase inducer phosphatase 1 — encoded protein: MDPTRGGSYRRRLLLLSPTSPAASGVVKSLFPADLSPVSDLRLTMEQLGRSESADAEQGLAGRSPSGLQRTESSESTDSGCALDSPGPAASNDIMEETFERAILESSRLNLRIPFRRIHSLPQSLLGSSPALKRNHSDSLESDFKLLEQDENKENESFEFKKPTKPASRCPVHVREGKDVPGPRQNSSQAQLLPVGEQENCRSAFLQHSSLPSSESEDDDGFAELLDDQDLKHDEELPSDVSSLWTAPLVMRRAESRAKRCRLFGSAALPGAAGRSTQKRMERSQEENSPGKSKKRRSLPGASSEDSTSLKMVKTKSSTAEIESILDSDQRDLIGDFSKGYLFHTVDGKHQDLKYIDSEMIVSVLTGKFASSIKTCVIIDCRYPYEYEGGHIKGAVNLHMEEDVEDYLLKKPIQPSGNKRVILVFHCEFSSERGPRMCRFVRERDRLGNEYPRLHYPELYVLKGGYRDFFLRCRSFCEPQSYRPMHHEDFKEDLKRFRTKSRTWAGEKSKRELYSRLKKL